A single region of the Maylandia zebra isolate NMK-2024a linkage group LG17, Mzebra_GT3a, whole genome shotgun sequence genome encodes:
- the ankmy1 gene encoding ankyrin repeat and MYND domain-containing protein 1 isoform X3: protein MLSTTFTGVAPAAGRGGAEPVTTPGSVRQSNDCGGARVGREISEGIGVQEWPDGSKYEGESINGLKHGKGRYSWTNGEYYEGSFYKDYKHGDGLYCWPTGQKFIGKFYLNRREGYGQQVFSDGAVFQGLYHMDQRFGPGVLKYPDGREDVGLWLKDQLLRLCTPLEERFSLKNFPEYSAYMDPSVTAKSPTQSISGSLQQQKRTRSEEDEDRDVLLDEIFIYPPGMESYSTDGDHLPLPPGRRTELDRHFYGELWEPDAHPYQGYARDPLSTMPLQTRLQAHIHNHRLQAENVGWDTAAVLSMNRDSFGPKGPLEVSSELLIQHSSKGDLHAVSQILRTGLVYPDVADSHGHTALIAATVNCHNDVIHLLLDMGVDIDKMNCEGMSALAVCHVLYYPFQSLHITGAEPPARNQISQVDLNMDTSLINNLSDQVGLNDCVAQAEHTQGEPRTEEREDRHCEETESMRSKGKQRKTESRYDQRRERGVSEVEDTEREFKRGDKKDKQGESAETNELSTDHLEEESCEEDEKDVEDIEGSDESGKEDVSFVERSIQVLDGHIKLGTVQWKGAQAKHGKNLTSKQSFDSTCCLRSYEIQVTDKMIQLAAEALSRTGVSMLCSTQETVRKMAAMKIEHRIRLGTMKLLLDRGADPNAARIPMPVLFLAIMAADTENVRKLLLCGARTDIPLPPERKGLYPLHVAAALPGPAGPRITQLLLHAITDPDVRACDQDEIYEPDKISTKATETLTTSPHLKEGGRTALHFACQRESDYRNASEVVAILLSHRASTDLLWSGHSPLSLAIASGNEMAVDELLNGGADLNLPLGWRVGSALCALTNINYHLVGHRIKLLDTLTKAGADILMPVTVCGIVGTAVDYARYSFKQDSHIAYTPFHALSIRERKIFEARQKLLSKMEDLMRQVAAERETGDLSSNKALARNKSLPEETQEHRKPVLKFCFHCGRSVSVNLTPGRRCNKVSYCSRACKLNSWEERHKKESVQVSASVDSAQKSAVSKTQRSPRALSAILKSKTAPKPLSVQFKSQRELKLLSKAEKKLESQNPLNLRENYSHN from the exons ATGCTGTCGACGACCTTCACAGGTGTGGCACCGGCTGCGGGACGAGGAGGTGCGGAGCCGGTTACGACACCGGGGTCAGTTAGACAAAGCAACGACTGCGGAGGTGCTCGGGTCGGGAGGGAGATATCAGAAGGAATCGGTGTGCAGGAGTGGCCCGACGGCTCCAAATATGAGGGAGAGTCTATAAATGGCCTCAAACACGGCAAAGGAAGGTACAGCTGGACAAATGGAGAG TACTATGAGGGCTCTTTCTACAAAGACTACAAGCATGGAGATGGACTGTATTGCTGGCCCACGGGCCAAAAGTTCATTGGCAAGTTCTACCTCAACAGAAGGGAGGGATATGGTCAGCAAGTGTTCTCCGATGGAGCTGTCTTTCAG GGCTTGTACCACATGGATCAGAGGTTTGGTCCAGGTGTGCTCAAATATCCAGATGGGCGAGAGGATGTGGGTCTGTGGCTCAAGGACCAACTGCTAAGGCTGTGTACCCCTTTGGAAGAGAGATTTAGCCTGAAGAATTTTCCTGAATATTCTGCCTACATGGATCCATCAGTCACTGCAAAATCCCCGACTCAG TCTATCTCTGGTAGTCTACAGCAACAAAAAAGGACACGCTCTGAG GAGGATGAAGACAGAGATGTGCTGTTAGATGAGATTTTCATCTATCCACCTGGCATGGAGAGTTACTCAACAGATGGGGACCACTTGCCACTCCCCCCTGGTCGAAGGACAGAGCTGGATCGACATTTTTATGGCGAGCTGTGGGAGCCGGACGCTCATCCTTACCAAGGCTATGCAAGAGACCCACTGTCCACAATGCCATTACAGACCCGCCTTCAAGCTCACATACACAACCACAG GCTGCAGGCTGAAAATGTGGGCTGGGACACGGCAGCCGTTCTCTCTATGAACAGGGACAGTTTTGGTCCTAAAGGGCCTTTGGAAGTCAGTTCAGAATTGCTTATCCAGCACTCCTCCAAAGGAGACCTGCACGCTGTATCACAGATCCTCAGGACTGGTTTAGTCTACCCTGATGTAGCAGATTCGCACGGACACACAGCTCTGATCGCTGCCACC GTAAACTGCCACAATGATGTGATCCACCTGTTGTTGGACATGGGTGTTGATATTGACAAGATGAACTGTGAAGGCATGTCTGCCCTCGCTGTGTGTCATGTCCTCTACTATCCTTTTCAATCTCTGCACATCACTGGAGCTGAACCACCTGCTAGAAACCAA ATCAGCCAAGTCGACCTCAATATGGACACATCGTTAATTAACAACCTCTCTGACCA GGTCGGACTGAATGATTGTGTCGCACAAGCTGAACACACACAGGGGGAGCCAAGGACAGAGGAAAGAGAGGACAGACACTGTGAGGAGACAGAAAGCATGAGGAGCAAagggaagcaaagaaagacagagagcaGATATGATCAGAGAAGGGAACGAGGAGTAAGTGAGGTTGAAGATACAGAAAGAGAATTTAAAAGGGGGGATAAGAAAGACAAACAGGGTGAGTCTGCTGAGACCAACGAGTTAAGCACAGATCACCTGGAAGAGGAGAGTTGCGAGGAGGATGAGAAAGATGTGGAGGATATAGAGGGTAGCGATGAGAGTGGAAAAGAGGACGTGTCTTTTGTAGAACGCTCCATTCAAGTGCTGGATGGTCACATTAAACTGGGCACCGTGCAGTGGAAGGGAGCTCAAGCTAAG CACGGCAAAAATCTGACCTCAAAACAGAGCTTTGACTCCACCTGTTGTCTCAGAAGCTACGAGATTCAAGTCACAGACAAAATGATCCAGCTCGCTGCTGAAGCTCTGAGTCGCACAGGGGTTTCCATGCTCTGCAGCACGCAGGAGACAGTACGCAAAATGGCTGCTATGAAAATAGA GCACCGCATTCGTTTGGGCACCATGAAACTGTTGTTGGACCGTGGAGCTGATCCCAACGCAGCCAGGATCCCCATGCCCGTGCTCTTTTTAGCCATTATGGCAGCTGACACCGAGAATGTGAGGAAACTGCTGCTGTGCGGAGCTCGCACTGACATCCCTCTTCCACCAGAG AGGAAAGGCTTGTATCCCCTGCATGTAGCTGCAGCACTGCCAGGTCCAGCAGGTCCCAgaatcacacagctgctgctgcacgcCATCACCGACCCAGACGTACGGGCGTGTGACCAGGACGAGATCTACGAACCAGACAAG ATTTCCACAAAGGCCACAGAAACACTAACTACCAGCCCACATCTCAAAGAAGGAGGCCGCACCGCTCTACATTTTGCCTGCCAGAGAGAAAGTGACTACAGG AATGCCAGTGAAGTGGTTGCCATCTTGCTCTCCCACAGAGCCAGTACAGACCTTCTCTGGAGCGGCCACTCACCTCTCTCCTTGGCTATAGCAAGTGGCAATGAAATG GCGGTAGACGAGCTGTTGAATGGAGGTGCAGATCTCAACTTACCCCTGGGCTGGAGGGTGGGCAGCGCGCTTTGTGCCCTCACCAACATCAACTACCACTTAGTTGGGCACAGAATTAAGCTG TTGGACACGTTAACTAAGGCTGGAGCTGATATCTTGATGCCAGTTACAGTGTGTGGCATTGTTGGAACTGCAGTCGATTATGCACGCTACTCCTTCAAACAG GACTCACATATTGCTTATACTCCTTTCCACGCTTTGAGCATTCGGGAGAGAAAAATATTCGAAGCACGGCAAAAGCTACTGAGCAAGATGGAAGACTTGATGAGGCAGGTTGCTGCTGAGAGGGAAACTG GAGACCTTTCCTCCAACAAGGCTCTTGCCAGAAATAAAAGCCTACCAGAGGAAACACAAGAGCACAG GAAACCAGTGTTAAAGTTCTGCTTTCACTGCGGTCGCTCAGTGTCTGTGAATCTGACCCCGGGCAGGCGCTGCAACAAGGTCTCCTACTGCTCCAGGGCCTGCAAGCTCAACTCCTGGGAAGAAAGACACAAGAAAGAGAGCGTCCAGGTATCAG cATCTGTTGACAGTGCCCAGAAAAGTGCTGTGTCAAAAACCCAACGAAGTCCCAGGGCTTTGTCTGCCATCTTGAAATCCAAAACAGCCCCCAAGCCACTGAGTGTCCAGTTCAAATCCCAGAGAGAACTAAAGCTGTTGAGCAAGGCAGAGAAAAAGTTGGAGAGCCAAAATCCACTCAATCTGAGGGAAAACTACAGCCACAACTGA
- the ankmy1 gene encoding ankyrin repeat and MYND domain-containing protein 1 isoform X1, translating to MLSTTFTGVAPAAGRGGAEPVTTPGSVRQSNDCGGARVGREISEGIGVQEWPDGSKYEGESINGLKHGKGRYSWTNGEYYEGSFYKDYKHGDGLYCWPTGQKFIGKFYLNRREGYGQQVFSDGAVFQGLYHMDQRFGPGVLKYPDGREDVGLWLKDQLLRLCTPLEERFSLKNFPEYSAYMDPSVTAKSPTQSISGSLQQQKRTRSEEDEDRDVLLDEIFIYPPGMESYSTDGDHLPLPPGRRTELDRHFYGELWEPDAHPYQGYARDPLSTMPLQTRLQAHIHNHRLQAENVGWDTAAVLSMNRDSFGPKGPLEVSSELLIQHSSKGDLHAVSQILRTGLVYPDVADSHGHTALIAATVNCHNDVIHLLLDMGVDIDKMNCEGMSALAVCHVLYYPFQSLHITGAEPPARNQISQVDLNMDTSLINNLSDQSIEPTEHISLLNRKASSDSELLSERRVGLNDCVAQAEHTQGEPRTEEREDRHCEETESMRSKGKQRKTESRYDQRRERGVSEVEDTEREFKRGDKKDKQGESAETNELSTDHLEEESCEEDEKDVEDIEGSDESGKEDVSFVERSIQVLDGHIKLGTVQWKGAQAKHGKNLTSKQSFDSTCCLRSYEIQVTDKMIQLAAEALSRTGVSMLCSTQETVRKMAAMKIEHRIRLGTMKLLLDRGADPNAARIPMPVLFLAIMAADTENVRKLLLCGARTDIPLPPERKGLYPLHVAAALPGPAGPRITQLLLHAITDPDVRACDQDEIYEPDKISTKATETLTTSPHLKEGGRTALHFACQRESDYRNASEVVAILLSHRASTDLLWSGHSPLSLAIASGNEMAVDELLNGGADLNLPLGWRVGSALCALTNINYHLVGHRIKLLDTLTKAGADILMPVTVCGIVGTAVDYARYSFKQDSHIAYTPFHALSIRERKIFEARQKLLSKMEDLMRQVAAERETGDLSSNKALARNKSLPEETQEHRKPVLKFCFHCGRSVSVNLTPGRRCNKVSYCSRACKLNSWEERHKKESVQVSASVDSAQKSAVSKTQRSPRALSAILKSKTAPKPLSVQFKSQRELKLLSKAEKKLESQNPLNLRENYSHN from the exons ATGCTGTCGACGACCTTCACAGGTGTGGCACCGGCTGCGGGACGAGGAGGTGCGGAGCCGGTTACGACACCGGGGTCAGTTAGACAAAGCAACGACTGCGGAGGTGCTCGGGTCGGGAGGGAGATATCAGAAGGAATCGGTGTGCAGGAGTGGCCCGACGGCTCCAAATATGAGGGAGAGTCTATAAATGGCCTCAAACACGGCAAAGGAAGGTACAGCTGGACAAATGGAGAG TACTATGAGGGCTCTTTCTACAAAGACTACAAGCATGGAGATGGACTGTATTGCTGGCCCACGGGCCAAAAGTTCATTGGCAAGTTCTACCTCAACAGAAGGGAGGGATATGGTCAGCAAGTGTTCTCCGATGGAGCTGTCTTTCAG GGCTTGTACCACATGGATCAGAGGTTTGGTCCAGGTGTGCTCAAATATCCAGATGGGCGAGAGGATGTGGGTCTGTGGCTCAAGGACCAACTGCTAAGGCTGTGTACCCCTTTGGAAGAGAGATTTAGCCTGAAGAATTTTCCTGAATATTCTGCCTACATGGATCCATCAGTCACTGCAAAATCCCCGACTCAG TCTATCTCTGGTAGTCTACAGCAACAAAAAAGGACACGCTCTGAG GAGGATGAAGACAGAGATGTGCTGTTAGATGAGATTTTCATCTATCCACCTGGCATGGAGAGTTACTCAACAGATGGGGACCACTTGCCACTCCCCCCTGGTCGAAGGACAGAGCTGGATCGACATTTTTATGGCGAGCTGTGGGAGCCGGACGCTCATCCTTACCAAGGCTATGCAAGAGACCCACTGTCCACAATGCCATTACAGACCCGCCTTCAAGCTCACATACACAACCACAG GCTGCAGGCTGAAAATGTGGGCTGGGACACGGCAGCCGTTCTCTCTATGAACAGGGACAGTTTTGGTCCTAAAGGGCCTTTGGAAGTCAGTTCAGAATTGCTTATCCAGCACTCCTCCAAAGGAGACCTGCACGCTGTATCACAGATCCTCAGGACTGGTTTAGTCTACCCTGATGTAGCAGATTCGCACGGACACACAGCTCTGATCGCTGCCACC GTAAACTGCCACAATGATGTGATCCACCTGTTGTTGGACATGGGTGTTGATATTGACAAGATGAACTGTGAAGGCATGTCTGCCCTCGCTGTGTGTCATGTCCTCTACTATCCTTTTCAATCTCTGCACATCACTGGAGCTGAACCACCTGCTAGAAACCAA ATCAGCCAAGTCGACCTCAATATGGACACATCGTTAATTAACAACCTCTCTGACCA ATCAATAGAACCAACTGAACACATTTCACTTCTCAACCGTAAAGCATCCAGTGACAGTGAACTCCTCTCTGAGCGCAGGGTCGGACTGAATGATTGTGTCGCACAAGCTGAACACACACAGGGGGAGCCAAGGACAGAGGAAAGAGAGGACAGACACTGTGAGGAGACAGAAAGCATGAGGAGCAAagggaagcaaagaaagacagagagcaGATATGATCAGAGAAGGGAACGAGGAGTAAGTGAGGTTGAAGATACAGAAAGAGAATTTAAAAGGGGGGATAAGAAAGACAAACAGGGTGAGTCTGCTGAGACCAACGAGTTAAGCACAGATCACCTGGAAGAGGAGAGTTGCGAGGAGGATGAGAAAGATGTGGAGGATATAGAGGGTAGCGATGAGAGTGGAAAAGAGGACGTGTCTTTTGTAGAACGCTCCATTCAAGTGCTGGATGGTCACATTAAACTGGGCACCGTGCAGTGGAAGGGAGCTCAAGCTAAG CACGGCAAAAATCTGACCTCAAAACAGAGCTTTGACTCCACCTGTTGTCTCAGAAGCTACGAGATTCAAGTCACAGACAAAATGATCCAGCTCGCTGCTGAAGCTCTGAGTCGCACAGGGGTTTCCATGCTCTGCAGCACGCAGGAGACAGTACGCAAAATGGCTGCTATGAAAATAGA GCACCGCATTCGTTTGGGCACCATGAAACTGTTGTTGGACCGTGGAGCTGATCCCAACGCAGCCAGGATCCCCATGCCCGTGCTCTTTTTAGCCATTATGGCAGCTGACACCGAGAATGTGAGGAAACTGCTGCTGTGCGGAGCTCGCACTGACATCCCTCTTCCACCAGAG AGGAAAGGCTTGTATCCCCTGCATGTAGCTGCAGCACTGCCAGGTCCAGCAGGTCCCAgaatcacacagctgctgctgcacgcCATCACCGACCCAGACGTACGGGCGTGTGACCAGGACGAGATCTACGAACCAGACAAG ATTTCCACAAAGGCCACAGAAACACTAACTACCAGCCCACATCTCAAAGAAGGAGGCCGCACCGCTCTACATTTTGCCTGCCAGAGAGAAAGTGACTACAGG AATGCCAGTGAAGTGGTTGCCATCTTGCTCTCCCACAGAGCCAGTACAGACCTTCTCTGGAGCGGCCACTCACCTCTCTCCTTGGCTATAGCAAGTGGCAATGAAATG GCGGTAGACGAGCTGTTGAATGGAGGTGCAGATCTCAACTTACCCCTGGGCTGGAGGGTGGGCAGCGCGCTTTGTGCCCTCACCAACATCAACTACCACTTAGTTGGGCACAGAATTAAGCTG TTGGACACGTTAACTAAGGCTGGAGCTGATATCTTGATGCCAGTTACAGTGTGTGGCATTGTTGGAACTGCAGTCGATTATGCACGCTACTCCTTCAAACAG GACTCACATATTGCTTATACTCCTTTCCACGCTTTGAGCATTCGGGAGAGAAAAATATTCGAAGCACGGCAAAAGCTACTGAGCAAGATGGAAGACTTGATGAGGCAGGTTGCTGCTGAGAGGGAAACTG GAGACCTTTCCTCCAACAAGGCTCTTGCCAGAAATAAAAGCCTACCAGAGGAAACACAAGAGCACAG GAAACCAGTGTTAAAGTTCTGCTTTCACTGCGGTCGCTCAGTGTCTGTGAATCTGACCCCGGGCAGGCGCTGCAACAAGGTCTCCTACTGCTCCAGGGCCTGCAAGCTCAACTCCTGGGAAGAAAGACACAAGAAAGAGAGCGTCCAGGTATCAG cATCTGTTGACAGTGCCCAGAAAAGTGCTGTGTCAAAAACCCAACGAAGTCCCAGGGCTTTGTCTGCCATCTTGAAATCCAAAACAGCCCCCAAGCCACTGAGTGTCCAGTTCAAATCCCAGAGAGAACTAAAGCTGTTGAGCAAGGCAGAGAAAAAGTTGGAGAGCCAAAATCCACTCAATCTGAGGGAAAACTACAGCCACAACTGA